A portion of the Lolium rigidum isolate FL_2022 chromosome 1, APGP_CSIRO_Lrig_0.1, whole genome shotgun sequence genome contains these proteins:
- the LOC124683070 gene encoding cold-responsive protein kinase 1-like, which yields MASCFMCGKDIKETIEAPGGNKVRVFSYSELRKGTHDFSEANKIGEGGFGSVFRGRLKDGTVVAVKVLSAISKQGIKEFFTELTAISDIVHENLITLVGCCAEGSHRILVYNYLENNSLAHTLLGKGYSSIRLNWRVRVKIAVGIAHGLAFLHEEIRPPIIHRDIKASNILLDKDLTPKISDFGLARLLPPNATHVSTCVAGTIGYLAPEYAVRGQVTKKSDIYSFGVLLLEIVSGRCNHNNRLPYEDQFLLERTWRCYEEGQLEKIIDADLEDDLDAEEACRFLKVGLLCTQDAMKLRPNMTNIVRMLSGEKGVCTERITKPAVISNMGDIKVNNQEGSGDSHSSTMRSFTITEPSTIISSEATTESSP from the exons ATGGCTTCTTGCTTTATGTGTGGAAAGGACATCAAAGAAACTATTGAAG CTCCAGGAGGAAATAAGGTGAGGGTTTTTTCTTATAGTGAGCTGAGGAAGGGTACACATGATTTTAGTGAGGCAAACAAGATTGGCGAAGGCGGTTTTGGTTCTGTGTTCAGG GGAAGGCTTAAAGATGGCACAGTTGTAGCGGTAAAGGTGCTTTCTGCCATTTCGAAGCAAGGCATAAAAGAGTTTTTTACCGAACTTACAGCAATTTCTGATATTGTGCACGAAAACCTGATCACCTTAGTCGGTTGCTGCGCTGAGGGATCCCACAGGATTCTTGTATACAACTATCTTGAGAACAACAGCCTTGCACATACACTGCTAG GAAAAGGTTATAGCAGCATCCGGTTGAACTGGAGAGTTCGTGTTAAAATTGCTGTAGGCATTGCCCATGGGCTTGCGTTTCTTCATGAAGAAATCCGTCCTCCCATAATCCACCGGGACATAAAGGCAAGCAATATTCTTCTCGACAAGGATCTCACCCCCAAAATTTCTGATTTTGGGTTGGCAAGGCTCCTCCCTCCAAACGCAACTCATGTGAGCACCTGTGTCGCAGGTACAAT AGGATACCTTGCTCCTGAATATGCAGTTAGAGGTCAAGTGACAAAGAAGTCAGATATTTATAGTTTTGGTGTTCTGCTCTTGGAAATCGTTAGTGGCAGGTGTAACCACAATAATAGATTGCCTTATGAAGATCAATTTCTGCTCGAGAGG ACATGGAGATGTTATGAGGAAGGACAGCTCGAGAAGATCATAGATGCAGATCTAGAAGATGACCTGGACGCTGAGGAGGCATGCCGATTCTTGAAGGTTGGTCTTTTGTGCACCCAAGATGCAATGAAACTCCGTCCCAACATGACCAACATCGTCCGGATGCTGTCCGGAGAAAAAGGTGTCTGCACAGAGAGGATCACCAAGCCTGCCGTGATCAGCAACATGGgagacatcaaggtgaacaaccagGAGGGTTCAGGTGATTCACATTCTTCCACGATGAGGTCCTTCACCATCACTGAACCATCCACAATCATATCATCAGAAGCAACAACAGAGTCATCGCCCTGA